The following proteins are co-located in the [Pasteurella] mairii genome:
- a CDS encoding Predicted hydrolase of the alpha/beta superfamily, whose amino-acid sequence MRDPLKYYFLEMREHFLDVPYLNQARRIRVLLPKNYREEQDHYPVLYMHDGQNVFYSKEAYSGYSWKVIPTLKHHKEFPKMIVVGIDNAGEARLDEYGPWQTDVSTTPEVKNVGGYGMEYGRWVVETVKPFIDHHYRTRREAQQTLLAGSSMGGIITAYMGARYPDVFGYLGVFSLASWFSEPAFLEFIHHHPLHPRNKVFIQVGTNEGDDADAQFISNMNQAYIDCSLRYYQALLRTDHPLDNIRLKIMANEIHHEKHWADHFVEFLRFSLME is encoded by the coding sequence ATGCGTGACCCGTTAAAATATTATTTTCTTGAAATGCGAGAACATTTTCTAGATGTGCCTTACTTAAATCAGGCTCGTCGCATTCGAGTGTTGTTGCCGAAAAATTATCGCGAAGAACAAGATCATTATCCGGTGCTGTATATGCACGACGGGCAAAACGTTTTCTATAGCAAAGAAGCCTATTCCGGCTATTCATGGAAAGTGATCCCGACGTTAAAACACCATAAAGAATTTCCGAAAATGATTGTGGTGGGCATTGATAATGCCGGCGAGGCGCGCTTGGATGAATATGGTCCATGGCAAACGGATGTCAGCACCACGCCAGAGGTGAAAAATGTCGGCGGTTATGGCATGGAATATGGGCGCTGGGTGGTAGAAACGGTCAAACCCTTTATTGATCATCATTACCGCACTCGTCGCGAAGCGCAGCAAACTTTGCTTGCCGGCAGTTCAATGGGCGGCATCATCACCGCCTACATGGGCGCGCGCTATCCTGATGTTTTTGGGTATTTGGGCGTGTTTTCTTTGGCGTCTTGGTTTAGCGAACCGGCATTTTTGGAATTTATTCACCACCATCCGCTACATCCTAGGAATAAAGTGTTTATTCAAGTAGGAACGAATGAAGGTGATGATGCAGATGCACAGTTTATTTCCAATATGAACCAAGCCTATATCGATTGTTCATTGCGTTATTACCAAGCCTTACTGCGCACAGACCATCCGCTAGATAATATTCGCCTTAAAATTATGGCAAATGAAATTCACCACGAAAAACATTGGGCGGATCATTTTGTGGAATTTTTACGTTTTTCATTGATGGAATAA
- the dmsD gene encoding DMSO/Nitrate reductase chaperone family protein yields MSPQFQDHQWVSIGGRLLGSLFYYAPDSQAVQSVLSLFQHPNWMAQWKISEHTEDKTRKKITALIDQGLTQDLSADYQALFIGPNALPVPPWGSVYLDPESVIFGNSLLELRDFLRYNAIEFSSSQDEPEDHFGLMLLLAAYLADHKPALLAEFFTKHLFTWANRYLDLLAKQQDYPFYQGVALLVQATLAQWQQQYAIVVPQVKWYR; encoded by the coding sequence ATGTCGCCACAGTTTCAAGATCATCAATGGGTGTCCATTGGCGGTCGCTTGTTAGGATCTTTATTTTACTATGCGCCCGATAGTCAAGCGGTGCAATCCGTCTTATCCTTGTTTCAGCATCCTAATTGGATGGCGCAATGGAAAATAAGCGAGCATACGGAGGATAAAACGCGAAAAAAAATCACCGCACTTATCGATCAAGGACTCACGCAAGATTTATCAGCGGATTATCAAGCCTTATTTATTGGACCCAATGCGCTGCCGGTGCCGCCTTGGGGGTCGGTGTATTTGGATCCGGAATCGGTGATTTTTGGTAACTCTTTATTGGAATTGCGCGATTTTTTACGCTATAACGCCATTGAATTCTCCTCGTCACAAGATGAGCCGGAAGATCATTTTGGCTTGATGTTATTGCTTGCCGCGTATTTAGCGGATCATAAACCGGCACTGTTAGCAGAATTTTTTACCAAACATTTGTTCACATGGGCAAATCGTTACCTTGATTTGTTAGCGAAACAACAAGATTACCCTTTTTATCAAGGGGTGGCATTGTTGGTGCAGGCAACATTAGCTCAATGGCAGCAACAATATGCGATCGTCGTACCGCAAGTGAAATGGTATCGTTAA
- a CDS encoding Possible hemagglutinin (DUF638), with protein sequence MIFLFLILVVKSFFLETVLTQVQEQQEAAKLVGEISTNLVSVYTFNEREEIEKAKLEVGRITTEAKAKGTSQEDLEKSDAYKKAQQNLTALQASYDNDYGIGSTKGRAIQAVTAALQGIAGGSVEQAAVGLASPYLNEKIKEWTTDPTTNEVNKTANLMAHAILGAIEAEITGNHALAGAAAATTGEATAMIIAEKLYDKPADKLTEDEKKNVVFLSQVASGLASVFIANDGMASVAMGSEIGKRAVENNLLSLKDVHQYQKALKAAIQNGESIEEVHQKFKALSEKQRTELLANCDVTCRTAVPQELLGAIGFADELSGVLHSWLNDLPFDEQTKFYQLVESENAKTIEALKAQQSGLEKGIELAISTAHLFAKEDVLNQSSAQVGFAKKNSGKSYSPLPVPEPINVEFGDGSAATYKSNSKHTKGMIGNRKNAGIEPRNSLELFKNSIEYKVESNKVIRYAKDLKF encoded by the coding sequence ATGATATTTCTATTTTTAATTCTCGTAGTTAAAAGTTTTTTCCTAGAAACCGTATTAACTCAGGTTCAAGAGCAACAAGAAGCGGCAAAACTTGTGGGTGAGATTTCGACTAATTTGGTGAGTGTTTATACCTTTAACGAACGCGAAGAGATTGAAAAAGCGAAGTTAGAAGTAGGCAGAATTACCACGGAAGCGAAAGCAAAAGGTACGAGCCAAGAAGATTTAGAAAAGTCGGATGCCTATAAAAAAGCACAACAAAATCTGACCGCCCTTCAAGCAAGTTATGATAATGACTATGGTATTGGCAGTACGAAAGGCAGAGCTATTCAAGCGGTAACAGCCGCCTTACAAGGTATTGCCGGTGGCAGCGTTGAGCAGGCAGCGGTAGGACTGGCTTCGCCATATCTCAACGAAAAAATTAAAGAATGGACGACAGACCCAACCACAAACGAAGTGAATAAAACAGCAAACTTAATGGCGCATGCTATTCTTGGCGCAATTGAAGCAGAAATCACAGGCAATCATGCCCTAGCAGGTGCAGCTGCGGCGACCACAGGCGAAGCAACCGCTATGATTATTGCGGAAAAACTTTATGACAAGCCAGCCGACAAACTCACGGAAGACGAGAAGAAAAATGTAGTGTTCTTAAGCCAGGTGGCAAGTGGTTTAGCATCAGTATTCATCGCTAATGATGGTATGGCAAGTGTGGCTATGGGAAGTGAGATTGGGAAACGGGCGGTGGAGAATAATCTTCTTTCCCTTAAAGATGTTCACCAATACCAAAAAGCATTAAAAGCAGCTATCCAAAATGGGGAAAGTATTGAGGAAGTTCATCAGAAATTCAAGGCATTAAGTGAAAAACAACGCACTGAATTATTGGCGAATTGTGATGTTACTTGTCGAACTGCTGTTCCGCAAGAATTATTAGGCGCCATTGGTTTTGCCGATGAATTATCAGGAGTATTACATAGTTGGTTAAATGACTTGCCATTTGATGAGCAAACAAAATTCTATCAGTTGGTTGAATCCGAAAATGCGAAAACCATTGAAGCTCTGAAAGCTCAACAAAGTGGGTTGGAAAAAGGCATTGAGTTAGCTATTAGTACAGCGCATTTGTTTGCGAAGGAAGACGTGTTAAATCAGTCTAGTGCTCAGGTAGGTTTTGCAAAGAAAAATAGTGGTAAAAGCTATTCTCCTCTTCCTGTTCCTGAACCTATAAATGTTGAATTTGGAGATGGCTCTGCAGCAACATATAAATCTAATTCTAAACATACAAAAGGTATGATAGGCAATAGAAAAAATGCAGGTATAGAACCAAGGAACTCGTTAGAGTTATTTAAAAACTCTATAGAATATAAGGTTGAATCAAATAAAGTAATTAGATATGCAAAAGATTTAAAATTTTAA
- the ceaC gene encoding Colicin-E3 — protein sequence MIWESQHGTLEKYNHKGKHLGEFNYKTGEQTKGADPTRRIEP from the coding sequence ATGATATGGGAGTCTCAACATGGAACGTTGGAGAAATATAATCATAAAGGAAAGCACCTTGGCGAATTTAATTATAAAACAGGAGAGCAAACTAAGGGAGCAGATCCTACCAGAAGGATAGAACCATGA
- a CDS encoding Possible hemagglutinin (DUF638) — protein sequence MNKRLSEISTNLVSVYTFNEREEIEKAKLEVGRITTEAKAKGTSQEDLEKSDAYKKAQQNLTALQASYDNDYGIGSTKGRAIQAVTATLQGIAGGSVEQAAVGLASPYLNEKIKEWTTDPTTNEVNKTANLMAHAILGAIEAEITGNHALAGAAAATTGEAAAMIITEKLYDKPTDKLTEDEKKNVVFLSQVASGLASSLIANDGTVSVAMGSEIGKRAVENNLLSLKDVHQYQKALKAAIQNGESIEEVHQKFKALSEKQRAELLANCDVTCRTTVPQELLGAIGFADELSGVLHSWLNDLPFDEQTKFYQLVESENAKTIEALKAQQSGLEKGIELAISTAHLFAKEDVLNQSNSQANFAKKNTKLDKKAIDITERISGHKTNDFIFDKAPYHSKIGNSVKSANPTFGQEVLNESIQVKATSTRRVGVDKSTGEYVVFDQTERNVYHGHVRSWSELTTEMKNALKDAGLVNDKGKIK from the coding sequence ATGAACAAACGGTTAAGTGAAATTTCTACTAATTTGGTAAGTGTTTATACCTTTAACGAACGCGAAGAGATTGAAAAAGCGAAGTTAGAAGTAGGCAGAATTACCACGGAGGCGAAAGCAAAAGGTACTAGCCAAGAAGATTTAGAAAAGTCGGATGCCTATAAAAAAGCACAACAAAATCTGACCGCCCTTCAAGCAAGTTATGATAATGACTATGGTATTGGCAGTACGAAAGGCAGAGCTATTCAAGCGGTAACAGCCACCTTACAAGGTATTGCCGGTGGCAGCGTTGAGCAGGCAGCGGTAGGACTGGCTTCGCCATATCTCAACGAAAAAATTAAAGAATGGACGACAGACCCAACCACAAACGAAGTGAATAAAACAGCAAACTTAATGGCGCATGCTATTCTTGGCGCAATTGAAGCAGAAATCACAGGTAATCATGCCCTAGCAGGTGCAGCTGCGGCGACCACAGGCGAAGCAGCAGCGATGATTATTACGGAAAAACTTTACGACAAGCCAACCGATAAACTCACGGAAGATGAGAAGAAAAATGTAGTGTTCTTAAGCCAGGTGGCAAGTGGTTTAGCTTCTTCATTAATCGCTAATGATGGTACGGTAAGTGTGGCTATGGGAAGTGAGATTGGGAAGCGGGCGGTGGAGAATAATCTTCTTTCCCTTAAAGATGTTCACCAATACCAAAAAGCATTAAAAGCAGCTATCCAAAATGGGGAAAGTATTGAGGAAGTTCATCAGAAATTCAAGGCATTAAGTGAAAAACAACGCGCTGAATTATTGGCGAATTGTGATGTTACTTGTCGAACTACTGTCCCGCAAGAATTATTAGGTGCGATTGGTTTTGCCGATGAATTATCAGGAGTATTACATAGTTGGTTAAATGACTTGCCATTTGATGAGCAAACAAAGTTCTATCAGTTGGTTGAATCCGAAAATGCGAAAACCATTGAAGCTCTGAAAGCTCAACAAAGTGGATTGGAAAAAGGCATTGAGTTGGCAATTAGTACTGCGCATTTGTTTGCGAAAGAAGATGTATTAAATCAGTCTAATTCACAGGCTAATTTTGCAAAGAAAAATACCAAATTAGACAAAAAAGCTATTGATATAACAGAGCGAATTAGTGGGCATAAAACAAATGACTTCATTTTTGATAAAGCACCTTATCATTCAAAGATTGGAAATTCTGTAAAATCAGCTAATCCAACTTTTGGACAAGAGGTCTTAAATGAATCAATTCAGGTGAAAGCAACTTCTACCCGTAGGGTTGGAGTTGATAAATCAACTGGAGAATATGTAGTTTTTGATCAGACTGAAAGAAATGTGTATCACGGACACGTAAGGAGCTGGAGTGAATTAACAACAGAAATGAAAAATGCTTTAAAAGATGCTGGATTAGTGAACGACAAAGGAAAAATAAAATGA
- the pfhB1_4 gene encoding filamentous hemagglutinin protein, which produces MNKNKFRVIYNRTLSQFVVVSKLAKSSAKSSRIKKVSAESAVDFARVLPLTVNSSIFIKRDSTLFYSDYMYNALRHDHENVHKRLGDGYYEQRLVREQINQLTGRPFLGNYSDFESQYQALMNAGVTFAKAFNLTLGTKLSKEQVASLTSDIVWLEQETITLDDGSQQTVLVPKVYAVVKDGDLKANGALISANNLNLKTNELINQGTIAGRNVAMFDANHLKNSGNLSAAIFSAKVNGDMHNTGNISADNALLLNVTGNFTHASTLRTDDVNLDGYTYKNTHLDRQGLLHVKGENGTLHVAAGNLTLAGADIINDSTGSTYLRAQNALNLTALSTEQTENMGGGDHYRNSHGSGVEISRVQGKGDVILSGSNIQSEAAQLEADKRLALLAENNITLGTATTTSNMDEYHKYKSGSAVAKTTKTTYSSQASETKQGSQLSGNDVTVIAGKDFNATAVQLLAGNDVYLKAGNNVSIQAGTNHIKDFYQKTKKTSGVFTGGGMGITFGTKSEKHQYDTEGWTQSDARGALGSLTGNVSIQAGKHAAILGSDFIAQSNKTIAIQGEDLKVEAGKDVIESTEKHAYKQSGLTIALSTPVTDAAMAAVNTVQRARHTDNLKLRALYAIKAAQDLQHSADAINKTQDVISNIANGNMTLVDDKTDIIQPSVKMSVSVGASQSKQQSHTTQTTHSGSEISAGNIQLKTTKGDLDIIGSSVNGAQIALESARNLNLESVQDTYQNRTDSKNSGWRVGSFFGMNGNHVGLGVEGSAQVGKGRENTDTVTQSHSYINGKQVSISSQNNTALRGAQVNANRLDADIKGNLTLESRQDSNQYDSKQTQAGVSASVAIYGAGSSASANYAQNQAKVNYAQVEAQSGFNVGNEGMNVNVEGNTHLKGGLIQSSARAEKNQFTTGSLTSEDIQNHSEIEVENISAGVSTNMAAMAMNAVGTAVGALGNTHESSASTAKSAIGVNIQLITNNGEIPTALSRDTETANEKVARYDLAKVQEKQEIAQLIGDIAQNQIELMWTPKVEEAEKQKEAAEAVLKDKEATAQAKVQAQITLMNAQETIKTYGIGSDYQMAVRAVTGVLQGLATGNVAYAAVGGLSPYANKLVKDATTDKTTGEVNQAANLMAHAVLGAIEAYATGNNALAGATGAATAEYLAGELATRMYGKEPADLTNAQKQTITALTQLASGLVGTGVGGESADGISAAGIGKRAVENNAVTPETVWDVANVAIGVTSLVYNINEGNYGSAAIDAAGLAYDGIATVIPFLPAGVSAGLEAYRVGNTAMQSATIGSDVAKAIKAADKAAKDPANIVKNAAVTGTKIHRATGDILAESHGQASKLSDSASSYFRGANKSTGKQPDLSWSGTKVWSDLTTPNQWGAHVRKYEQHYGTGIPILYKPNVGTINTPKLPVGAGFINGSSEFYKIVTDKQEQ; this is translated from the coding sequence ATGAATAAAAACAAATTCCGCGTAATTTACAACCGCACTTTATCGCAGTTTGTTGTGGTATCCAAGCTTGCCAAAAGCTCGGCTAAATCATCGCGCATAAAAAAAGTGTCGGCTGAAAGTGCGGTTGATTTTGCTCGTGTTTTACCGTTGACTGTTAATTCTTCAATTTTTATCAAAAGGGATAGTACTTTATTTTATTCTGATTATATGTACAACGCCCTACGCCATGACCACGAAAACGTACATAAACGTTTGGGTGATGGGTATTATGAACAGCGCTTAGTTCGCGAACAAATCAATCAACTCACAGGTAGACCGTTTTTAGGTAACTATTCCGATTTTGAAAGCCAATATCAGGCATTGATGAATGCGGGTGTGACGTTTGCGAAAGCGTTCAACTTAACCCTTGGCACTAAATTGAGTAAAGAACAAGTGGCAAGCTTAACCTCAGATATTGTGTGGCTTGAACAAGAAACCATTACCCTTGATGACGGTAGTCAGCAAACCGTGCTGGTGCCAAAAGTGTATGCTGTTGTCAAAGATGGTGACTTAAAGGCTAATGGGGCGTTAATTTCTGCCAATAACCTCAACCTAAAGACCAATGAACTTATCAACCAAGGCACGATTGCTGGGCGCAATGTAGCAATGTTTGATGCTAATCACTTAAAAAACAGCGGTAATCTTTCGGCAGCTATTTTTAGTGCCAAGGTTAATGGCGATATGCACAACACAGGCAATATCAGCGCAGACAATGCCTTGTTGCTTAATGTCACAGGTAACTTTACCCATGCCTCTACCTTGCGCACAGATGACGTCAATCTTGATGGCTATACATATAAAAATACTCATCTTGACCGCCAAGGCTTACTGCACGTCAAAGGCGAAAACGGTACATTGCACGTGGCAGCGGGCAATCTCACCCTTGCAGGCGCAGACATCATTAATGACAGTACAGGCAGCACTTATCTTCGCGCCCAAAATGCCCTAAATCTGACCGCACTTAGCACGGAACAAACAGAAAACATGGGCGGTGGCGACCATTACCGCAACAGCCATGGCTCCGGTGTTGAAATCAGTCGCGTGCAAGGCAAAGGTGATGTCATTTTATCGGGTAGTAACATTCAAAGCGAAGCAGCACAACTGGAAGCGGATAAACGCTTAGCATTACTTGCCGAAAACAACATCACACTTGGCACAGCAACCACCACTAGCAATATGGACGAATATCACAAATATAAAAGTGGCAGTGCGGTGGCTAAAACCACAAAAACCACTTATTCCTCCCAAGCCAGTGAAACCAAGCAAGGCAGCCAACTTTCGGGCAATGACGTCACGGTGATTGCAGGTAAAGACTTTAACGCCACAGCGGTTCAGTTGTTGGCTGGCAATGATGTCTACCTCAAAGCAGGCAATAATGTATCCATCCAAGCAGGTACGAACCACATCAAAGATTTTTATCAAAAAACCAAGAAAACCTCGGGGGTATTTACCGGTGGCGGTATGGGTATTACTTTTGGCACTAAATCAGAAAAACACCAGTATGACACCGAAGGCTGGACCCAATCTGATGCCCGTGGTGCGCTAGGTTCACTTACTGGCAATGTCAGCATCCAAGCAGGCAAACACGCTGCTATTTTAGGTTCGGATTTCATCGCGCAAAGCAATAAGACTATTGCTATCCAAGGCGAAGACTTAAAAGTCGAGGCGGGGAAAGATGTCATTGAGTCAACAGAAAAACACGCATACAAACAATCGGGACTGACTATTGCACTTTCTACCCCTGTAACAGATGCCGCAATGGCGGCGGTAAATACCGTACAACGCGCTAGACATACGGATAACCTTAAATTGCGGGCGCTTTATGCTATTAAAGCTGCACAAGATTTACAACATTCGGCTGATGCAATAAATAAAACCCAAGATGTTATCAGCAATATTGCCAACGGTAATATGACATTAGTTGATGACAAAACGGATATAATCCAGCCAAGTGTGAAAATGTCGGTCAGCGTTGGTGCAAGTCAATCTAAACAACAAAGCCATACCACTCAAACCACCCATAGTGGCAGCGAAATTAGCGCAGGTAATATTCAGCTTAAAACCACGAAAGGCGATTTAGATATTATTGGCTCAAGCGTAAATGGTGCACAAATTGCCCTAGAGAGCGCAAGAAATCTCAATCTCGAATCCGTGCAAGACACTTACCAAAACCGCACTGACAGTAAAAACAGCGGTTGGCGTGTTGGCTCATTCTTTGGAATGAATGGTAATCACGTTGGATTAGGGGTGGAAGGCTCGGCGCAAGTGGGTAAAGGTAGAGAAAATACGGATACGGTAACGCAATCCCATTCCTATATCAACGGGAAACAAGTCAGTATTTCAAGCCAAAATAATACCGCACTTCGTGGTGCACAAGTTAATGCGAACAGACTGGATGCGGACATTAAAGGCAATTTAACCCTTGAAAGTCGGCAAGACAGCAACCAATACGACAGCAAGCAAACCCAAGCAGGCGTGTCGGCATCCGTCGCGATTTATGGCGCTGGCTCAAGTGCATCAGCAAATTACGCCCAAAACCAAGCCAAAGTCAATTATGCTCAAGTGGAAGCACAATCGGGCTTTAATGTGGGCAATGAGGGAATGAATGTTAATGTGGAGGGCAATACCCATCTTAAAGGCGGATTGATTCAAAGCAGTGCTCGCGCAGAGAAAAACCAATTTACCACGGGTTCACTCACAAGCGAAGATATTCAAAATCATAGTGAAATTGAAGTGGAAAATATCAGCGCTGGTGTATCGACCAATATGGCAGCGATGGCAATGAATGCTGTAGGTACTGCAGTGGGCGCTCTAGGTAACACGCACGAAAGTAGCGCCAGCACAGCTAAATCGGCTATTGGCGTAAATATTCAGCTAATCACAAACAATGGTGAAATCCCGACCGCACTTTCGCGCGATACCGAAACAGCAAATGAGAAAGTTGCGCGTTATGATTTAGCGAAAGTTCAAGAAAAACAAGAAATAGCGCAACTCATTGGTGACATTGCTCAAAATCAAATTGAGTTAATGTGGACACCAAAAGTCGAAGAAGCGGAGAAACAAAAAGAAGCTGCGGAAGCTGTTTTAAAAGATAAAGAAGCAACAGCTCAAGCCAAAGTACAGGCTCAAATCACACTGATGAATGCGCAAGAAACCATTAAAACCTATGGCATCGGTAGCGATTATCAAATGGCGGTTCGTGCAGTAACAGGTGTGTTACAAGGGCTTGCCACAGGCAACGTTGCTTATGCAGCGGTAGGTGGTTTATCGCCTTATGCCAATAAATTGGTTAAAGACGCGACAACCGATAAAACCACAGGCGAAGTTAATCAAGCAGCAAACTTAATGGCGCATGCTGTACTTGGCGCTATTGAAGCCTATGCAACAGGTAATAATGCGCTGGCTGGTGCAACAGGCGCTGCAACCGCGGAATATCTTGCAGGTGAGCTTGCCACAAGAATGTATGGCAAAGAGCCTGCTGATTTAACCAACGCCCAAAAGCAAACTATCACTGCTTTGACACAGCTAGCAAGCGGTTTAGTGGGAACTGGAGTTGGTGGTGAAAGTGCTGATGGAATAAGTGCTGCGGGGATTGGGAAACGAGCGGTTGAGAATAATGCAGTTACACCTGAAACTGTTTGGGATGTTGCTAATGTAGCAATAGGAGTTACATCACTAGTATATAATATAAATGAAGGGAACTATGGCTCTGCTGCAATTGATGCTGCAGGTTTAGCGTATGATGGTATTGCAACAGTTATCCCTTTTTTACCAGCAGGGGTTAGCGCTGGATTAGAAGCATATAGAGTTGGTAACACTGCAATGCAATCGGCGACTATAGGTAGTGATGTCGCGAAAGCTATCAAGGCAGCAGATAAAGCTGCTAAAGACCCTGCTAATATCGTAAAAAATGCCGCGGTAACAGGAACAAAAATTCATAGAGCAACTGGAGATATATTAGCAGAAAGCCATGGACAAGCATCCAAGTTATCTGATTCTGCAAGTAGCTATTTTAGAGGTGCAAATAAATCAACAGGCAAGCAACCAGATTTAAGTTGGTCTGGAACAAAAGTTTGGTCTGATTTAACCACTCCAAATCAATGGGGCGCACACGTAAGGAAATATGAGCAACATTATGGAACTGGTATTCCTATACTATATAAACCTAATGTAGGAACTATTAATACTCCTAAATTGCCTGTTGGAGCAGGCTTTATAAATGGAAGTTCCGAGTTTTATAAAATAGTTACTGATAAGCAGGAGCAGTAA
- a CDS encoding carbamoyl phosphate synthase-like protein — MSRPINFVMISPHFPANFETFAVRLRENGFNTLGIADTPYEQLSETLRNSLTEYYRVDNMEDYDQVYRAVGYFAHKYGRIDRVESHNEYWLELDAKLRTDFNVFGYKNDDMLAIKTKAQMKEVFRQAGLKVAKGRVFKDDEDARKLAKELKFPVIIKPNSGVGASDTYKIKSAVELEAFFGYKNAHVEYIMEEFIEGDIVTFDGLTDKEGNIVFYSSLEYSEVVLDTVEKDGDMFYYVPREIKQDLVNLGQKCVDAFRVRERFFHFEYFRVKKTGELMPLEINCRPPGGLTIDMWNYANDFDVFKEYANIVQQNKFYSHITHPWNVVYISRKANKNYVNSIEAVCQKFGSNIISVQTVPGVFAKIMGEHGILARTETMEQMYDIIHFAQEKQ, encoded by the coding sequence ATGTCGAGACCAATAAATTTTGTCATGATTTCTCCCCATTTCCCTGCTAATTTTGAAACCTTTGCGGTCAGATTGCGTGAAAACGGGTTTAATACCTTGGGGATTGCAGATACCCCATATGAACAATTAAGCGAAACCTTGCGTAATTCACTAACCGAATATTATCGCGTAGATAATATGGAGGATTACGATCAAGTTTATCGAGCGGTGGGCTATTTTGCGCATAAATACGGGCGCATTGATCGCGTGGAGTCGCATAACGAATATTGGTTGGAATTAGATGCCAAATTGCGCACGGATTTTAATGTGTTCGGTTATAAAAACGACGATATGTTGGCAATCAAAACCAAAGCGCAAATGAAAGAAGTATTTCGTCAAGCGGGCTTGAAAGTGGCGAAAGGGCGCGTGTTTAAAGATGATGAAGACGCACGTAAATTGGCAAAAGAATTAAAATTTCCGGTGATTATCAAGCCAAATTCCGGCGTAGGCGCAAGTGATACCTATAAAATCAAAAGTGCGGTCGAATTAGAAGCCTTTTTTGGTTATAAAAATGCCCATGTAGAATATATTATGGAAGAATTTATCGAGGGCGATATTGTGACCTTTGATGGATTAACTGATAAAGAGGGAAATATCGTATTTTATTCCAGCCTTGAATATTCCGAAGTGGTGCTGGATACCGTGGAAAAAGACGGGGATATGTTCTATTACGTGCCGCGAGAGATTAAGCAAGATCTCGTCAATCTTGGGCAAAAATGCGTGGATGCCTTTCGTGTGCGCGAACGTTTTTTCCATTTTGAATATTTCCGCGTGAAAAAAACGGGCGAATTAATGCCACTTGAAATTAACTGTCGTCCGCCGGGTGGATTGACCATTGATATGTGGAATTATGCTAACGATTTTGATGTATTTAAGGAATATGCCAATATCGTGCAACAAAATAAATTCTACAGCCACATCACCCATCCTTGGAACGTGGTGTATATTTCGCGCAAAGCGAATAAAAATTACGTCAATTCCATTGAGGCAGTGTGCCAAAAATTCGGTAGCAATATTATCAGCGTACAAACCGTTCCGGGCGTTTTTGCTAAAATCATGGGGGAACATGGTATTTTAGCGCGGACCGAAACCATGGAACAAATGTACGATATTATTCATTTTGCACAAGAAAAACAGTAA
- a CDS encoding Cytotoxic, which yields MAIGAAHLFAKEDVLNQSNSQVNFVKKVKNPNVSNKDWKYIPAPKKDEIIGIKGLTEAKRKTPIQGGGKLRNRWKDNEGNIYDMGVSTWNVGEI from the coding sequence TTGGCAATTGGTGCAGCCCATTTGTTTGCGAAAGAAGATGTATTAAATCAGTCTAATTCACAGGTTAATTTTGTAAAGAAAGTTAAGAACCCTAATGTTTCAAATAAAGATTGGAAATATATCCCAGCACCTAAAAAAGATGAAATTATAGGAATTAAAGGGTTAACCGAAGCTAAGCGTAAAACTCCAATACAAGGTGGGGGAAAATTACGAAATAGGTGGAAAGATAATGAAGGAAATATTTATGATATGGGAGTCTCAACATGGAACGTTGGAGAAATATAA